In the Streptomyces sp. f51 genome, one interval contains:
- a CDS encoding alkaline phosphatase PhoX gives MSLSRRDFARQSAITGAGVVLIGSVGALATAPNALAAAETETEGVGEDSAEARHGGVGYGPLVTDPKGLLSLPAGFSYRVITHSGRTKLDSGEFTPSNHDGTSTFPGPRGATLLVNNHELKGPRSGWTYPVPLTEGLVYDPAASGGCTVVEVRHDKVAEWVGIAGTSTNCAGGNTPWGTWLTCEETEDKAGQNGMTKDHGYVFEVDPQDRRRNRNPEPLKALGRYAHEAVVVDPRRGRLYLTEDASGPNGLLYRWTPPQGFEHGHGQLATLADDAGALQAFKCFDSGGKFVDDLSRATRIGTVYGVDWVDVPDRDARTVSVRKQFTDGQVTRARKLEGMWWGDGGVYIVSSYARAESPGQAHDGAVWFYDPKRRTLTLKVLIGVNPAPSVDGAFDGPDNITVSPYGGLVIAEDGEGVQHLFGATESGRTYPIARNELNIGTAEAPAYSEFTGVTFSPDGRTLFANIQEPGIMLAITGPWKRQKRG, from the coding sequence ATGTCGCTCTCTCGCAGGGACTTCGCCAGGCAGTCCGCGATCACCGGTGCAGGCGTCGTCCTGATCGGCAGCGTGGGCGCGCTCGCCACCGCCCCGAACGCGCTCGCCGCCGCCGAGACGGAGACCGAGGGCGTGGGCGAGGACTCGGCGGAGGCCCGCCACGGCGGCGTCGGCTACGGCCCCCTCGTCACCGACCCGAAGGGCCTCCTCTCGCTGCCCGCCGGGTTCTCCTACCGCGTCATCACCCACAGCGGCCGTACGAAACTGGACTCGGGCGAGTTCACGCCGTCCAACCACGACGGCACCTCCACCTTCCCCGGCCCGCGCGGCGCCACCCTCCTCGTCAACAACCACGAGCTCAAGGGCCCCCGCTCCGGCTGGACGTATCCCGTGCCGCTCACCGAGGGACTCGTCTACGACCCCGCCGCGTCCGGCGGCTGCACCGTCGTGGAGGTGCGCCACGACAAGGTCGCCGAGTGGGTCGGCATCGCCGGCACCTCCACCAACTGCGCGGGCGGCAACACCCCTTGGGGCACCTGGCTCACCTGCGAGGAGACCGAGGACAAGGCCGGCCAGAACGGCATGACCAAGGACCACGGCTACGTCTTCGAGGTCGACCCGCAGGACCGCCGCCGCAACCGGAACCCCGAACCCCTCAAGGCGCTGGGCCGTTACGCCCACGAGGCCGTCGTCGTCGACCCCAGGCGCGGCCGGCTCTACCTCACCGAGGACGCCTCCGGCCCCAACGGCCTGCTGTACCGCTGGACGCCCCCGCAGGGCTTCGAGCACGGCCACGGACAGCTCGCCACCCTGGCCGACGACGCCGGAGCGCTCCAGGCCTTCAAGTGCTTCGACTCAGGCGGCAAGTTCGTGGACGACCTCTCCCGCGCCACCAGGATCGGCACGGTGTACGGCGTGGACTGGGTCGACGTCCCCGACCGCGACGCCAGGACCGTCTCCGTGCGCAAGCAGTTCACCGATGGCCAGGTCACCCGCGCCCGCAAGCTCGAAGGCATGTGGTGGGGCGACGGCGGCGTCTACATCGTCTCCTCGTACGCCCGCGCCGAGAGCCCCGGCCAGGCCCACGACGGAGCGGTCTGGTTCTACGACCCCAAGCGCCGCACCCTGACGCTGAAGGTCCTCATCGGCGTGAACCCCGCCCCGTCCGTCGACGGAGCCTTCGACGGGCCGGACAACATCACCGTCTCCCCGTACGGCGGCCTCGTCATCGCCGAGGACGGCGAGGGCGTCCAGCACCTCTTCGGCGCCACCGAGAGCGGCCGCACGTACCCGATCGCTCGCAACGAGCTCAACATCGGCACCGCCGAGGCACCCGCCTACAGCGAGTTCACCGGCGTCACCTTCTCGCCCGACGGCCGCACCCTCTTCGCCAACATCCAGGAGCCGGGCATCATGCTCGCCATCACCGGCCCCTGGAAGCGGCAGAAGCGCGGCTGA
- a CDS encoding endonuclease/exonuclease/phosphatase family protein: MPSKRTARIGALTVAAVCSTVSAVVLTAPAQADTVHIHDIQGTTRTSPLAGTKVTDVPGIVTGVRTYGSSKGFWYQDPTPDADPATSEGVFVFTSSAPKVAVGDSVTVTGTVSEYVPGGVSTGNQSVTEVTKPTVTVVSSGNPVPAATVVDARSVPDDYAPAGDTAAAGSVNALPLEPAQYALDYYESLEGMNVQVADTRVVTATDKYSELWVTVKPHEHATRRGGTVYGSYTSQNTGRIQIQSLGATADFPTANVGDKLTGVTAGPLDYNQFGGYTLVANQLGTLQKGGLERETTRKQARGELAVATYNVENLDPGDGTFAAHASAIVNNLNSPDIVSLEEIQDNNGATDDGTVAADQTVNKLIDAIVAAGGPQYQWRSIDPVNDQDGGEPGGNIRQVFLFNPERVSFTDRAGGDSTTAVGVTKVHGKAQLTASPGRIDPANDAWKSSRKPLAGEFVFRGQTVFVIANHLNSKGGDQGLTAQYQPPARSSEVQRHAQATLVNAFVDEILKTQKNADVIALGDMNDFEFSETAKILEGHGELWSAIKSLPRSQRYTYDYQGNAQVLDQILVSPSIRKGCDLDYDSVHINAEFSDQISDHDPQVLRFRP; encoded by the coding sequence TTGCCGAGCAAGAGAACCGCGCGCATCGGCGCGCTGACCGTCGCCGCGGTCTGTTCCACCGTCTCCGCCGTAGTGCTCACCGCACCGGCCCAGGCGGACACCGTCCACATCCACGACATCCAGGGCACCACCCGGACCTCCCCCCTCGCGGGCACGAAGGTCACCGACGTGCCCGGCATCGTCACCGGCGTGCGGACGTACGGTTCGTCCAAGGGTTTCTGGTACCAGGACCCCACCCCGGACGCCGACCCCGCCACCAGTGAGGGCGTCTTCGTCTTCACCAGCTCCGCCCCCAAGGTCGCCGTCGGCGACTCGGTCACGGTGACGGGCACGGTCTCGGAGTACGTCCCGGGCGGCGTCTCCACCGGCAACCAGTCGGTCACCGAGGTCACCAAGCCGACGGTCACCGTCGTCTCCAGCGGCAACCCCGTCCCGGCCGCCACGGTCGTCGACGCCCGGTCGGTGCCGGACGACTACGCCCCGGCAGGCGACACCGCCGCGGCCGGTTCGGTCAACGCCCTCCCGCTGGAGCCTGCGCAGTACGCCCTGGACTACTACGAGTCCCTTGAGGGCATGAACGTCCAGGTCGCGGACACCCGCGTGGTCACCGCCACCGACAAGTACAGCGAGCTGTGGGTCACGGTGAAGCCGCACGAGCACGCCACGCGTCGCGGCGGCACCGTGTACGGCTCGTACACCTCGCAGAACACCGGACGCATACAGATCCAGTCGCTCGGTGCGACCGCCGACTTCCCGACCGCGAACGTCGGTGACAAGCTCACCGGTGTCACGGCGGGCCCGCTCGACTACAACCAGTTCGGCGGCTACACCCTGGTCGCCAACCAGCTGGGCACCCTTCAGAAGGGCGGCCTGGAACGGGAGACGACGCGCAAGCAGGCGCGCGGCGAGCTGGCGGTGGCGACGTACAACGTCGAGAACCTGGACCCGGGCGACGGCACGTTCGCCGCGCACGCGTCCGCGATCGTGAACAACCTGAACTCGCCCGACATCGTGTCCCTGGAGGAGATCCAGGACAACAACGGCGCGACGGACGACGGCACGGTCGCCGCCGACCAGACGGTGAACAAGCTGATCGACGCGATCGTCGCGGCGGGCGGCCCGCAGTACCAGTGGCGCTCCATCGACCCGGTCAACGACCAGGACGGCGGCGAGCCCGGCGGCAACATCCGCCAGGTCTTCCTCTTCAACCCCGAGCGGGTCTCCTTCACCGACCGCGCGGGCGGCGACTCGACGACCGCCGTCGGTGTCACGAAGGTGCACGGCAAGGCGCAGCTCACCGCGTCCCCCGGCCGTATCGACCCGGCGAACGACGCCTGGAAGAGCAGCCGCAAGCCCCTCGCGGGCGAGTTCGTCTTCCGCGGTCAGACGGTCTTCGTGATCGCCAACCACCTCAACTCCAAGGGCGGTGACCAGGGGCTGACCGCGCAGTACCAGCCCCCGGCCCGCAGCTCCGAGGTTCAGCGGCACGCCCAGGCGACCCTGGTGAACGCGTTCGTCGACGAGATCCTGAAGACGCAGAAGAACGCCGACGTCATCGCGCTCGGCGACATGAACGACTTCGAGTTCTCCGAGACCGCCAAGATCCTCGAGGGTCACGGCGAGCTCTGGTCGGCGATCAAGTCGCTGCCCAGGAGCCAGCGTTACACGTACGACTACCAGGGCAACGCCCAGGTGCTCGACCAGATCCTGGTCAGCCCCTCGATCCGCAAGGGCTGCGACCTGGACTACGACAGCGTGCACATCAATGCGGAGTTCTCCGACCAGATCAGCGACCACGACCCGCAGGTGCTGCGGTTCCGTCCGTAG
- a CDS encoding SRPBCC domain-containing protein, translating into MSKEFEVAREYEVDVPPATVWDAITSGSGGWLWPMEYEAREGGAGPFGSVITTWDPPHRLTVRTEDVGFPTQSLNQIDHTIEARGDGRSSWVRYVHSGIFTDDWDTQYDGADKHTDFYLHTLREYVTHFAGRPVAFATFDGPGASVGGDAFAAVGRGLGLADDTAKGARVRATGPGGEEFDAVLDYRDPYFIGLRTDSALIRFFGRGRWGAPVGMSVHDFAPDADAKGNETAWKGWLDQVFPG; encoded by the coding sequence ATGTCCAAGGAATTCGAGGTCGCCCGCGAGTACGAGGTCGACGTCCCGCCCGCGACGGTCTGGGACGCGATCACCAGCGGCAGCGGCGGCTGGCTGTGGCCCATGGAGTACGAGGCGCGCGAGGGCGGGGCCGGCCCGTTCGGCAGCGTCATCACCACCTGGGACCCGCCGCACCGGCTGACCGTGCGCACCGAGGACGTCGGGTTCCCGACGCAGAGCCTCAACCAGATCGACCACACCATCGAGGCCCGCGGCGACGGCCGGAGCTCCTGGGTCCGCTACGTGCACAGCGGCATCTTCACCGACGACTGGGACACCCAGTACGACGGCGCGGACAAGCACACGGACTTCTATCTGCACACCCTGCGCGAGTACGTGACCCACTTCGCGGGCCGCCCGGTGGCCTTCGCGACCTTCGACGGGCCCGGCGCCTCCGTGGGCGGCGACGCCTTCGCGGCCGTCGGACGGGGCCTCGGTCTCGCGGACGACACCGCGAAGGGCGCACGGGTACGGGCCACGGGCCCCGGCGGCGAGGAATTCGATGCCGTGCTCGACTACCGCGACCCGTACTTCATCGGGCTGCGTACCGACAGCGCGCTGATCCGCTTCTTCGGGCGCGGCCGCTGGGGCGCGCCGGTCGGCATGAGCGTCCACGACTTCGCGCCCGACGCCGACGCCAAGGGCAACGAGACCGCCTGGAAGGGCTGGCTCGACCAGGTCTTCCCGGGCTGA
- a CDS encoding winged helix-turn-helix domain-containing protein, translating to MLDVTVIEDAEAAAVSLDPIRARLLAELAAGPASAAMLAGRVGLPRQKVNYHLKTLERHGLVELAGERRKGNVTERMMRATAASYVISPAALAAVQPDPDRFRDQLSARWLLALGARLVRDVGSLLTGAAKARKPLATYALDGEVTFASAADRAAFIEELTAGVSALIRKYHDGDAEAGRPHRIVVAVHPTLRPATDTRAGAGLDAGLDAGPDARTGVEIGAGVAARPETGPETGPEARPETGPEARPETGPEAGEAPSGAPSTY from the coding sequence ATGTTGGACGTGACCGTGATCGAGGACGCCGAGGCCGCCGCCGTGTCGCTGGACCCCATACGGGCCCGGCTGCTCGCCGAACTGGCCGCAGGACCCGCGTCGGCCGCCATGCTGGCCGGAAGGGTCGGCCTGCCCCGGCAGAAGGTGAACTACCACCTCAAGACACTGGAGCGGCACGGGTTGGTCGAGCTGGCGGGGGAACGCCGCAAGGGGAACGTCACCGAGCGGATGATGCGCGCGACCGCTGCGTCGTACGTCATCTCGCCGGCGGCGCTGGCCGCGGTGCAGCCCGATCCGGACCGCTTCCGGGACCAGCTGTCCGCCCGCTGGCTCCTCGCGCTCGGCGCCCGGCTCGTCCGGGACGTCGGCTCGCTGCTCACCGGAGCCGCGAAGGCGCGCAAGCCGCTGGCGACGTACGCGCTCGACGGCGAGGTGACCTTCGCGTCCGCGGCCGACCGGGCCGCGTTCATCGAGGAGCTCACGGCCGGGGTGAGCGCGCTCATCCGCAAGTACCACGACGGGGACGCGGAGGCCGGGCGCCCGCATCGGATCGTCGTCGCCGTCCATCCCACGCTCAGGCCCGCGACCGATACCCGGGCCGGAGCCGGGCTCGACGCCGGGCTCGACGCCGGGCCCGATGCCCGGACCGGGGTCGAGATCGGGGCTGGAGTCGCAGCCCGACCCGAGACCGGGCCCGAGACCGGGCCCGAAGCCCGACCCGAGACCGGGCCCGAAGCCCGACCCGAGACCGGGCCCGAAGCCGGGGAAGCCCCCTCGGGCGCCCCGTCCACCTACTGA
- a CDS encoding YihY/virulence factor BrkB family protein, giving the protein MDEKRPESKQRALPDTGGDTGADRGADAGTKAGRGAGAAGSTEKDAPARVPARAWWPVAWRTVKEFRDDELADRAAALTYYGVMSLFPALLVVVSVLGVMGERVTDRLLKSVGDLAPGPARDILRDAVSQLGHSGGTGGVLAIVGLLAALWSASGYVGAFIRASNAVYDLPEGRPVWKITPLRLGLTVTLMLLLTGSAVIVVFTGPLAERAGAAVGLGKAMITAWSIVKWPVLLVFVELMIALLYWAAPNVSGRGFRWSSPGSVVATLIWLTASAGFAVYAAGFGSYNKTYGTLAGAIVFLVWLWLTNLAILLGLEFDAELARQRAITHGRPPTEEPYVEPRDTRTWPPRLRALRAARKKVETGIAPLRAKSGGDGAGRV; this is encoded by the coding sequence ATGGACGAGAAGCGACCGGAATCGAAGCAGAGGGCTCTTCCGGACACGGGCGGGGACACGGGCGCCGACCGGGGCGCGGACGCCGGCACCAAGGCGGGAAGGGGCGCGGGCGCGGCGGGGTCCACGGAGAAGGACGCCCCCGCCAGAGTCCCCGCCCGGGCGTGGTGGCCCGTGGCCTGGCGCACGGTCAAGGAGTTCCGCGACGACGAACTCGCCGACCGCGCCGCCGCGTTGACCTACTACGGCGTGATGTCTCTGTTCCCCGCGCTGCTGGTGGTGGTCTCCGTGCTGGGGGTCATGGGCGAGCGCGTGACGGACCGGCTCCTGAAGAGCGTCGGGGACCTCGCGCCGGGACCGGCCCGCGACATCCTGCGCGACGCGGTCTCCCAGCTGGGGCACAGCGGCGGTACGGGCGGGGTGCTGGCGATCGTGGGACTGCTCGCGGCGCTCTGGTCCGCGTCGGGGTACGTCGGCGCGTTCATCCGCGCGTCCAACGCCGTGTACGACCTGCCCGAGGGCCGTCCCGTCTGGAAAATCACGCCGCTGAGGCTCGGGCTCACCGTCACGTTGATGCTGCTCCTCACCGGCAGCGCGGTCATCGTGGTGTTCACCGGGCCACTCGCCGAGCGCGCCGGTGCCGCGGTCGGACTGGGCAAGGCGATGATCACGGCGTGGTCGATCGTCAAGTGGCCCGTCCTGCTGGTGTTCGTCGAGCTGATGATCGCCCTGCTGTACTGGGCGGCCCCCAACGTCTCCGGCCGGGGCTTCCGTTGGTCGAGCCCGGGCAGCGTCGTCGCCACGCTGATCTGGCTGACCGCGTCCGCGGGATTCGCCGTCTACGCGGCCGGCTTCGGCTCGTACAACAAGACGTACGGCACGCTCGCGGGCGCCATCGTGTTCCTCGTGTGGCTCTGGCTCACCAACCTGGCCATCCTCCTGGGCCTGGAGTTCGACGCGGAGCTGGCCAGGCAGCGCGCCATCACCCATGGCCGGCCCCCGACCGAGGAGCCGTACGTCGAACCCCGCGACACCCGTACGTGGCCTCCTCGGCTGCGGGCGCTGCGCGCGGCCCGGAAGAAGGTGGAGACGGGGATCGCGCCGCTGCGGGCGAAGAGCGGCGGGGACGGCGCCGGGAGGGTGTGA
- the dapA gene encoding 4-hydroxy-tetrahydrodipicolinate synthase — MTVPRSTPATAVPPAPSTAAGAPPTRARAPFGRALCAMVTPFTESGTLDTEGAQRLAVLLAAEGCDGLVLSGTTGESPTTTDAEKATLVRAVREAVGDGVAIVAGVGTADTRHTVELAGAAEKAGADGLLVVAPYYSRPPQDAVEAHFREIADASGLPLMLYDIPGRTGTRIEPETMIRLAEHPRIAAVKDCAYDLLGTQRVLSRTELAYYAGCDEYVLALYAIGAAGYVSTVANVVPGQMRAVLDAFDGGDTAGAAGLMLRAMPLIEAMMAAGLPGTVTAKALLAALGLPAGPVRAPLRPAGRETADGLLAVLARVTDAAAAA; from the coding sequence ATGACCGTTCCGAGGAGCACTCCCGCAACCGCCGTCCCGCCCGCCCCGAGCACCGCGGCCGGGGCCCCGCCGACGCGAGCGCGAGCGCCCTTCGGTCGCGCCCTGTGCGCCATGGTCACGCCGTTCACGGAATCGGGCACGCTGGACACCGAGGGCGCGCAGCGGCTTGCCGTCCTGCTGGCGGCCGAGGGGTGCGACGGCCTTGTGCTCTCCGGGACGACAGGCGAGTCGCCGACCACGACGGACGCGGAGAAGGCCACGCTGGTGCGGGCGGTGCGGGAGGCCGTGGGCGACGGGGTCGCGATCGTGGCGGGGGTGGGGACGGCCGACACCCGGCACACGGTGGAGCTGGCCGGCGCGGCCGAGAAGGCGGGCGCGGACGGGCTGCTGGTGGTCGCGCCGTACTACAGCAGGCCTCCGCAGGACGCGGTCGAGGCGCACTTCCGGGAGATCGCGGACGCCTCGGGGCTGCCTCTGATGCTGTACGACATCCCGGGGCGCACCGGGACACGGATCGAACCGGAGACGATGATCCGGCTCGCGGAGCATCCGAGGATCGCGGCCGTGAAGGACTGCGCGTACGACCTCCTCGGTACGCAACGGGTCCTGTCCCGGACCGAGTTGGCGTACTACGCGGGCTGCGACGAGTACGTCCTCGCGCTGTACGCGATCGGGGCGGCCGGGTATGTGAGCACGGTGGCGAACGTCGTCCCGGGCCAGATGCGGGCCGTGCTCGACGCGTTCGACGGCGGCGACACGGCGGGGGCGGCCGGGCTGATGCTGCGGGCCATGCCGCTGATCGAGGCGATGATGGCGGCGGGGCTGCCCGGCACCGTCACCGCGAAGGCACTGCTGGCCGCGCTCGGGCTGCCGGCGGGCCCGGTCCGCGCACCGCTGCGACCCGCCGGCCGGGAGACGGCCGACGGGCTGCTGGCAGTACTCGCCCGGGTCACGGACGCTGCCGCCGCGGCCTAG
- a CDS encoding WD40 repeat domain-containing protein, with product MNVEELLRDTLREQSEDAQRTPPGFADRVFAVRRRRRTRRVASVAVAAAAVLTAAIAVPGLDSGGHDVRPLGGVHPKPATTHPAPSAHPGQSPVHSLVAAGRTALAAYYTQKTDWQSVHDGVHRGIDVRTYWLLDPKSGHYEKDTRWSWVAVAPGLRTAAVLERNLPAHRIGLLDLGSGKVERWIPVDHPVGGLEFSHDGTKLLATTYSANPDQRIKMDDIDRIPVSLNSSRTGFYAFDVLSGKGSWADVGVKRDDQGNEINLRQDFGFCRDGKTITGQQPITPGDRFYDVSGREVSAPRGERYRTWFVTAGLSPDGTKMAGDFAGEKWYTSSWILDPRTGKHLAEVHGQQLLAWADDKSLIAWDIAKGEKNEFHTRLVLVTIGSDKEVPLSGFLKGTDVSVGRWEPLFVER from the coding sequence GTGAACGTCGAAGAACTTCTGCGCGACACGCTCCGCGAGCAGTCCGAGGACGCCCAGCGCACACCGCCGGGATTCGCCGACCGGGTGTTCGCCGTCCGCCGGCGTCGGCGGACCCGGCGCGTCGCGTCCGTCGCGGTCGCCGCGGCCGCGGTGCTCACCGCCGCGATCGCGGTGCCGGGCCTGGACTCCGGCGGGCATGACGTACGGCCCCTGGGCGGGGTGCATCCCAAGCCGGCCACCACGCACCCGGCGCCCTCTGCGCACCCGGGACAGTCACCGGTGCACTCGCTGGTCGCGGCCGGGAGAACGGCGCTGGCCGCGTACTACACCCAGAAGACGGACTGGCAGAGCGTCCACGACGGCGTCCACAGAGGCATCGACGTGCGCACCTACTGGCTGCTCGACCCGAAGTCCGGCCACTACGAGAAGGACACCCGGTGGTCGTGGGTCGCCGTGGCCCCCGGACTGCGCACCGCCGCCGTACTGGAGCGGAATCTGCCCGCACACCGGATCGGGCTGCTCGACCTCGGGAGCGGCAAGGTCGAGCGGTGGATCCCGGTCGACCACCCGGTGGGCGGGCTGGAGTTCTCTCACGACGGCACGAAGCTCCTGGCGACCACGTACAGCGCGAATCCCGACCAGCGCATCAAGATGGACGACATCGACAGGATTCCCGTGTCGCTGAACTCCTCCCGCACCGGCTTCTATGCCTTCGACGTGTTGTCGGGGAAGGGCTCTTGGGCCGACGTGGGGGTGAAACGGGACGATCAGGGCAACGAGATCAACCTTCGCCAGGACTTCGGGTTCTGCCGCGACGGGAAGACCATCACGGGCCAACAGCCGATCACCCCCGGCGATCGCTTCTACGACGTGTCCGGACGGGAGGTGAGCGCGCCCCGCGGAGAGCGGTACCGCACCTGGTTCGTGACGGCCGGCCTGTCGCCCGACGGCACCAAGATGGCCGGGGACTTCGCGGGCGAGAAGTGGTACACCTCCTCATGGATCCTCGACCCGCGCACCGGCAAACACCTGGCCGAGGTCCACGGCCAGCAGCTCCTCGCCTGGGCCGACGACAAGTCCCTGATCGCCTGGGACATCGCCAAGGGCGAGAAGAACGAGTTCCACACTCGGCTGGTGCTGGTCACCATCGGCAGTGACAAGGAGGTGCCGCTCAGCGGCTTCCTCAAGGGCACCGACGTCTCGGTGGGGCGCTGGGAGCCCCTCTTCGTCGAGCGCTGA
- a CDS encoding SigE family RNA polymerase sigma factor: MDAEADENFRDFVANRSSTLLKTAVLLSGGDRHAAEDLLQNALIKVAGRWNRVDEPEAYVRRILYRQQVSRWRLKWPRRELSVAEPPETSGRAVPGADTSSAAELRVVMRGALARLTARQRTVLVLRYFEDLPESEVARLLGCSVGTVRSTTHRSLARLRALAPELAALGPGNEPRQAARDFSPVEVHR, from the coding sequence ATGGATGCCGAAGCGGATGAGAACTTCCGGGACTTCGTGGCGAACCGGTCGTCGACACTGCTGAAGACGGCGGTGCTGCTGAGCGGGGGAGACCGGCACGCGGCCGAGGACCTGCTCCAGAACGCGCTGATCAAGGTGGCGGGCCGCTGGAACCGGGTCGACGAACCCGAGGCGTACGTACGGCGGATCCTTTACCGGCAGCAGGTCAGCCGCTGGCGGCTGAAGTGGCCGAGAAGGGAACTGAGCGTCGCCGAACCGCCCGAGACGTCCGGCCGTGCGGTCCCCGGCGCGGACACCTCCTCGGCCGCCGAACTGCGGGTCGTCATGCGGGGCGCGCTGGCCCGGCTCACCGCGCGGCAGCGCACCGTGCTGGTGCTGCGCTACTTCGAGGACCTGCCCGAGAGCGAGGTGGCCCGCCTCCTCGGCTGTTCCGTCGGAACCGTCCGCTCCACGACCCACCGCTCGCTCGCCCGGCTGCGCGCCCTCGCCCCCGAACTGGCCGCGCTCGGCCCGGGGAACGAGCCCCGGCAGGCGGCCCGTGACTTCTCGCCCGTGGAGGTACACCGGTGA
- the dapD gene encoding 2,3,4,5-tetrahydropyridine-2,6-dicarboxylate N-succinyltransferase encodes MTDTTASRTTGAVAAGLATLTADGTVLDTWFPAPELSAEPGPAGTERLSAERAVELLGEGAAQAVGPDARRGVEVVAVRTVIASLDDKPLDAHDAYLRLHLLSHRLVKPHGQNLDGLFGLLSNVAWTSLGPVAVDDVEKVRLNARAAGLHLQVTSIDKFPRMTDYVAPKGVRIADADRVRLGAHLAEGTTVMHEGFVNFNAGTLGTSMVEGRISAGVVVGDGSDIGGGASTMGTLSGGGNVRITIGERCLVGAEAGVGIALGDECVVEAGLYVTAGTRVTMPDGEIVKARDLSGASNILFRRNSVTGTVEARPNNAVWGGLNEILHSHN; translated from the coding sequence ATGACCGACACGACTGCTTCTCGTACCACCGGCGCCGTCGCCGCCGGGCTCGCCACCCTCACCGCCGACGGCACCGTTCTCGACACCTGGTTCCCGGCCCCCGAACTGTCCGCTGAGCCCGGCCCCGCCGGCACCGAGCGCCTGTCCGCCGAGCGGGCCGTGGAACTGCTCGGCGAGGGCGCCGCGCAGGCCGTCGGCCCCGACGCCCGCCGGGGCGTCGAGGTGGTCGCGGTCCGTACGGTCATCGCGTCGCTGGACGACAAGCCGCTCGACGCGCACGACGCCTACCTGCGCCTGCACCTCCTCTCGCACCGCCTGGTCAAGCCGCACGGCCAGAACCTGGACGGCCTGTTCGGGCTGCTCAGCAACGTCGCCTGGACCTCGCTCGGCCCGGTCGCCGTCGACGACGTCGAGAAGGTCCGGCTGAACGCGCGCGCCGCGGGCCTGCACCTCCAGGTGACCTCCATCGACAAGTTCCCGCGCATGACGGACTACGTCGCCCCCAAGGGAGTCCGTATCGCGGACGCCGACCGGGTCCGCCTCGGCGCGCACCTCGCCGAGGGCACGACCGTCATGCACGAGGGCTTCGTGAACTTCAACGCTGGCACGCTCGGCACCTCCATGGTCGAGGGACGTATCTCCGCCGGTGTCGTCGTCGGCGACGGCTCGGACATCGGCGGCGGCGCGTCCACCATGGGCACCCTCTCGGGCGGCGGCAACGTCCGCATCACCATCGGCGAGCGCTGCCTCGTCGGCGCGGAGGCGGGCGTCGGCATCGCGCTCGGCGACGAGTGCGTGGTCGAGGCCGGGCTGTACGTCACCGCCGGCACGCGCGTGACGATGCCCGACGGCGAGATCGTCAAGGCCCGTGACCTGTCCGGCGCTTCGAACATCCTCTTCCGCCGCAACTCGGTCACCGGCACCGTCGAGGCCCGCCCGAACAACGCGGTCTGGGGCGGCCTGAACGAGATCCTGCACAGCCACAACTGA
- a CDS encoding TetR family transcriptional regulator, producing the protein MTTRRYDPERRQRIIDAAIRVVGVKGIAGLGHRSVAAEADVPLGSTTYHFKTLDELMVAALRQANEGFAKVLAARGTLEDTRTDLAAELAGLMGEWLAGDPTGVELEYELYLAALRRPALRPVAAEWIDSLVAPLTRRTDAVTARALVALLDGICLQVLLTGTSYDEGYAREVLGRILRGGAGGSEDGPER; encoded by the coding sequence GTGACGACGCGGCGGTACGACCCCGAGCGGCGCCAGCGGATCATCGACGCGGCGATCAGGGTCGTCGGCGTCAAGGGCATCGCCGGGCTCGGCCATCGCTCCGTCGCCGCCGAGGCCGACGTACCGCTCGGCTCCACCACGTACCACTTCAAGACCCTCGACGAACTCATGGTCGCGGCCCTCCGCCAGGCCAACGAGGGCTTCGCCAAGGTGCTCGCCGCGCGCGGCACCCTGGAGGACACCCGCACGGACCTCGCCGCCGAACTCGCCGGACTGATGGGCGAATGGCTGGCCGGCGACCCCACGGGCGTGGAGCTGGAGTACGAGCTCTACCTCGCCGCGCTCCGCAGGCCCGCGCTGCGCCCGGTGGCCGCCGAGTGGATCGACAGCCTCGTCGCACCGCTGACCCGCCGCACGGACGCGGTCACCGCACGGGCGCTCGTCGCCCTGCTCGACGGCATCTGCCTCCAGGTGCTGCTCACGGGGACGTCGTACGACGAGGGGTACGCGCGCGAGGTGTTGGGACGGATCCTGCGGGGCGGGGCGGGAGGCTCGGAGGACGGTCCGGAGCGGTGA
- a CDS encoding multidrug efflux SMR transporter has product MGYVLLAGAIAAEVGATTAMKYTEGFSRLWPSLLTVLGYVVAFALLAQTLKTVSVGTAYAIWAGVGTAAIAAIGMLFLGEGLTAAKAAGIVLIIGGVVLLNLGGAH; this is encoded by the coding sequence ATGGGATACGTACTGCTCGCCGGTGCCATCGCGGCGGAGGTCGGGGCGACCACCGCGATGAAGTACACGGAGGGTTTCAGCAGGCTGTGGCCGTCCCTGCTGACCGTCCTCGGATACGTCGTCGCCTTCGCGCTGCTGGCGCAGACCCTGAAGACCGTCTCGGTCGGTACGGCCTACGCGATCTGGGCCGGCGTCGGCACCGCGGCCATCGCCGCGATCGGGATGCTCTTCCTCGGCGAGGGACTCACGGCCGCGAAGGCCGCCGGAATCGTGCTGATCATCGGCGGGGTCGTCCTGCTGAACCTGGGCGGGGCGCACTGA